From Apis mellifera strain DH4 linkage group LG5, Amel_HAv3.1, whole genome shotgun sequence, the proteins below share one genomic window:
- the LOC726139 gene encoding tubulin-folding cofactor B — translation MSAYNVITSDFVNLSITNSSQNSYCVERRFQKGITIDEFKGKLELLTGGNPKTMKIEVYDKNDKLICKLDDNQRLLGSYPIDDGMRLHVIDNFSRTEENLNNVEKFEISEEEYAKRTDTVKAFLEKNKLGKYNEEEMKRKAEEKKQEEEAERIAAQLCKIGSRCEVCVPNQPKRRAIIMYVGKTEFKEGWWIGVKYDEPLGKNNGTVNGKKYFECLPKYGGFVKPIHVKVGDFPEEEFDLDEEL, via the exons atgagtgCTTATAACGTAATAACATCAGATTTTGTAAATCTATCCATTACTAATTCTAGTCAAAATTCTTATTGTGTAGAACGACGATTTCAGAAAGGAATAACAATTGATGAATTTAaa gGAAAATTGGAACTTCTTACTGGTGGTAATccaaaaacaatgaaaattgaagtatatgacaaaaatgataaattaatttgcaaattaGATGATAATCAACGTTTATTAGGATCATATCCTATCGATGATGGAATGCGACtacat gtaatagataatttttctcgtactgaagaaaatttaaataatgtagaaaaatttgaaatttctgaaGAAGAATATGCTAAAAGAACGG atacagtAAAggcatttttggaaaaaaataagttaggaaaatataatgaagaagaaatgaaaagaaaagcagaagagaaaaaacaagaagaagaagcagaaAGGATAGCTGctcaattatgtaaaattggtTCTCGTTGTGAAGTTTGTGTACCAAATCAACCAAAACGAAGAGCTATAATCATGTATGTTG gTAAAACTGAATTTAAAGAAGGTTGGTGGATTGGAGTAAAATATGATGAACCACTTGGTAAAAATAATGGAAC tgttaatggaaaaaaatattttgaatgtttACCAAAATATGGTGGATTTGTAAAACCAATACATGTGAAAGTAGGAGATTTTccagaagaagaatttgatttggatgaagaattataa